One Tachysurus vachellii isolate PV-2020 chromosome 18, HZAU_Pvac_v1, whole genome shotgun sequence DNA segment encodes these proteins:
- the dhrs7ca gene encoding dehydrogenase/reductase SDR family member 7C-B: protein MEKHNSAESQLTTVLLLSVVVIVAAGIFYLYSVILQMLHKTPVQNKVVLITDSLSALGIECAKLFHKRGARLILCGKNWEKLEALAQQLVNESDPILTFPPKLIEMDFTDMDMMPDVLSDVLDCYGYLDMLIINSSMKVKAPAQSLSLEMDKTVMDVNYFGPITLTKGVLPSMISRRSGHILLVNSIQGKLTVPFRTTYAASKHAIQAFFDCLRAEVQEYGIYVSTISHTFINTANTTQHTTVSNSIMSVLTGQKPHGISTKEMANAILQALSSKKKEIIMAHSISKAAIYTRSLFPNFFFAVMAAGVRKAASVEPVQ from the exons ATGGAGAAACACAACAGTGCA GAGTCACAATTGACCACAGTTTTGCTGCTGTCTGTTGTGGTAATCGTGGCAGCAGGAATATTCTATCTGTACAGTGTGATACTGCAAATGTTGCACAAAACACCAGTGCAAAACAAAGTAGTGCTAATAACCGATTCATTGTCAGCCCTGGGAATAG AGTGTGCAAAACTCTTCCACAAGCGCGGAGCCCGACTGATCCTTTGTGGCAAGAACtgggaaaagcttgaagctctTGCACAGCAGCTGGTCAATGAATCGGATCCTATTTTA acattCCCACCAAAGTTAATAGAGATGGATTTCACAGACATGGACATGATGCCAGATGTGCTTTCAGATGTACTTGACTGTTATGGCTACCTGGACATGCTCATCATCAACAGCAGCATGAAAGTGAAAGCACCTgcacagtctctgtctctggAAATGGACAAGACTGTTATGGATGTCAACTATTTTGGACCGATCACACTGACCAAAG GTGTTCTGCCCTCAATGATCTCCAGAAGGTCTGGCCATATTCTCCTGGTCAACAGCATTCAGGGAAAACTGACCGTTCCCTTCCGCACAACTT aTGCTGCCTCCAAACATGCAATACAAGCCTTCTTCGACTGCCTAAGAGCTGAGGTGCAGGAGTATGGCATCTATGTTAGCACCATCAGTCATACCTTCATAAACACCGCTAACACGACCCAGCACACCACCGTGAGCAATTCCATCATGTCAG TGCTAACAGGACAGAAACCTCATGGCATTTCAACAAAAGAGATGGCCAATGCAATACTACAAGCTCTGAGCAGTAAGAAGAAGGAAATCATCATGGCCCACTCCATCTCAAAAGCAGCTATCTATACCCGCTCTCTCTTTCCTAACTTCTTCTTCGCTGTAATGGCAGCAGGAGTGAGAAAAGCTGCAAGTGTGGAGCCAGTGCAGTGA
- the LOC132861406 gene encoding protein NATD1-like, with the protein MGLHTVLFRARTLTKIKINTSPFCVLSSETYRVIHDRKQRRFTVRLDNGGNVQNAVLEYSHGTDGHVRLLSTEVPESFRGKGVAASLAKAALDFVVEEKLKASISCWYIKKYVEENPQHGYQVHIEE; encoded by the exons ATGGGACTACACACAGTGCTCTTTCGAGCACGGACGCTAaccaaaatcaaaataaatacgTCTCCATTTTGTGTTTTGAGCAGCGAGACATACAGAGTGATTCATGACAGGAAACAACGTCGCTTTACTGTGAGACTGGACAACGGAG GTAACGTGCAAAACGCGGTGCTGGAGTATTCACATGGGACTGACGGGCACGTGCGTTTGTTATCAACAGAAGTACCTGAGTCTTTCAGAGGTAAAGGGGTAGCTGCGAGTCTGGCCAAG gCTGCACTGGACTTTGTGGTTGAAGAAAAACTAAAAGCAAGCATATCTTGTTGGTATATTAAGAAATATGTTGAAGAAAATCCTCAACATGGCTACCAGGTGCACATTGAAGAGTAA